The following coding sequences are from one Streptomyces sp. V3I7 window:
- a CDS encoding MarR family winged helix-turn-helix transcriptional regulator yields the protein MGDSPGTIGIGSEPTLEEQIAAYQREFQGLDPQVEKIVSALSRLNRRMNVAYGRQTAALGISNAEWEVLKALVLSGAPYRMGPGELAKRLGLTPAAMTHRIDRMVSEGLVTRERDESNRVRVIVELTPDGREKWLEAMRLATVFEEDLLQDLSPEDRTVLGEALTSLLRRVEHAQPDAGGRLSDLD from the coding sequence ATGGGCGACTCCCCCGGAACCATCGGCATCGGCAGCGAACCGACCCTCGAGGAACAGATCGCCGCCTACCAGCGCGAGTTCCAAGGCCTCGACCCCCAGGTCGAGAAGATCGTCTCGGCGCTGTCCCGCCTGAACCGGCGGATGAACGTCGCCTACGGCCGCCAGACCGCGGCCCTCGGCATCAGCAACGCCGAGTGGGAGGTGCTCAAGGCCCTCGTCCTCTCCGGCGCCCCCTATCGCATGGGCCCCGGCGAACTGGCCAAGCGGCTCGGCCTCACGCCGGCCGCGATGACCCACCGCATCGACCGCATGGTGTCGGAGGGGCTGGTCACCAGGGAGCGGGACGAGTCCAACCGCGTCCGCGTCATCGTGGAGCTGACGCCCGACGGTCGCGAGAAGTGGCTCGAGGCCATGCGGCTCGCCACCGTCTTCGAAGAGGACCTGCTCCAGGACCTCTCCCCGGAGGATCGGACCGTCCTCGGCGAGGCCCTGACCAGCCTCCTGCGCAGGGTGGAGCACGCTCAGCCGGACGCCGGCGGCCGTCTCAGCGACCTGGACTGA
- a CDS encoding MFS transporter, with product MGAAMRRIHAGNALSAFGLGFTVPYLYVYVAQVRGLGAMTAGLVLAVFAAAALIVLPFAGRAIVRRGPLPVLLAALVASALGALGLGLSGQAWSVLITAALLGAGQAVMQPALATMIVDCSTSDTRSRSFAMQFFLQNLGLGVGGLIGGHLVDTSRVSSFTLLFAIEAAVFLLLIVLMSTVRMPHAPHIEEAPSGSARGGWKRMLGNRAMVQLCVLGFVLFFACYGQFESGLSAYGVEAAGVSTSTLGTGLAANTLMIVVAQFAVLRFVERRRRTRVIAAVGLLWAAAWVAAGYAGLGHGSQEMATAAFVSTYALFGLGEAMLSPTVAPLVADLAPEGEAGQYNSAFALVKQLALALGPAVGGPMGASLHAPYIVTFVLFSLGISVLAVRLGRRLTAEQDRPWSARTRIVARGGAAPSEPVTAEA from the coding sequence ATGGGCGCAGCGATGCGCCGGATCCACGCGGGCAACGCACTCAGCGCGTTCGGGCTCGGCTTCACCGTCCCCTACCTGTACGTCTATGTGGCGCAGGTGCGGGGACTGGGAGCCATGACGGCGGGGCTCGTCCTCGCCGTCTTCGCCGCGGCCGCGCTGATCGTGCTGCCGTTCGCCGGCCGCGCGATCGTGCGGCGCGGTCCGCTTCCGGTGCTGCTCGCCGCCCTGGTCGCGTCCGCGCTGGGAGCCCTGGGTCTGGGGCTCTCGGGTCAGGCGTGGAGCGTCCTGATCACCGCGGCGCTGCTCGGGGCGGGGCAGGCGGTCATGCAGCCTGCGCTGGCGACGATGATCGTGGACTGCTCGACCTCCGACACGCGGTCGCGGTCGTTCGCGATGCAGTTCTTCCTGCAGAACCTCGGGCTCGGCGTGGGCGGCCTCATCGGCGGTCACCTCGTCGACACCTCGCGCGTCTCCTCCTTCACTCTGCTGTTCGCGATCGAGGCGGCGGTGTTCCTGCTGCTGATCGTGCTGATGTCGACAGTGCGGATGCCGCATGCGCCGCACATCGAGGAGGCTCCCTCCGGCTCCGCCAGAGGTGGCTGGAAGCGGATGCTGGGCAACCGGGCCATGGTGCAGCTGTGCGTACTGGGCTTCGTGCTGTTCTTCGCCTGTTACGGACAGTTCGAGTCGGGCCTGAGCGCGTACGGCGTCGAGGCCGCGGGCGTCTCCACGTCCACACTGGGGACCGGGCTGGCGGCGAACACGCTGATGATCGTGGTCGCGCAGTTCGCCGTGCTGCGGTTCGTCGAGCGCCGCAGGCGGACCCGGGTCATCGCGGCCGTCGGGCTGCTCTGGGCCGCCGCGTGGGTCGCGGCCGGGTACGCGGGGCTCGGCCACGGCAGCCAGGAGATGGCGACCGCCGCGTTCGTGTCGACGTACGCCCTGTTCGGGCTCGGTGAGGCGATGCTGTCGCCGACCGTCGCCCCGCTGGTCGCCGACCTGGCACCGGAGGGTGAGGCGGGGCAGTACAACTCGGCCTTCGCCCTGGTGAAGCAGCTCGCACTGGCGCTCGGGCCGGCGGTGGGCGGTCCGATGGGGGCCTCGCTGCACGCGCCGTACATCGTGACCTTCGTGCTGTTCTCGCTGGGCATCAGCGTGCTCGCGGTGCGGCTGGGGCGCCGGCTCACCGCCGAACAGGACCGGCCGTGGTCGGCGAGGACGCGGATCGTCGCGCGCGGTGGCGCCGCGCCCTCGGAGCCGGTGACCGCGGAGGCGTAG
- a CDS encoding type IV secretory system conjugative DNA transfer family protein yields MTAAPQEPGPRKDGQGGVPDGLLVGLLAFLLGMTLLVWTATGLAGWFDRGAWPSGLAFTRTPLAMRHLIGSPHDIAGAWPDIPSGQLSGYGLFWGLFLGQLMVLFVLTVFALGTVARWRAVRARRRLAAKAAVPAPQPQPQPQPQYEVYEVYDVPEPRKEPAPEPRPAEPVREPVGEPVGEPVREPDPLAVENAPSVTRWGQVLVAPREHRQAAAARAVRDAEGPLLVVTSNPALWAETKDGRAKLGPTHLYDPTHRCDTPARLHWSPTRGCEDRRTAAARASALLAPVRPTARLDQAVGDTAETLLRSYLHAAAVDGRTIRHVHRWAQGTQVQDAVRILRSHTEAAAGSAGELEAALTSYPERRDIAQELTSRALSALSTVNIREACAPNRTDALALDSFVNEGGTLYVVGESIEDPRAVPGAMPLLTALVASVVERGRCMAERSSAGRLDPPLTLVLDDIAAVAPLPQLPDLLSTGTAQGLPTLALLRSHEQGRSRWPHQSLPV; encoded by the coding sequence ATGACGGCCGCGCCCCAGGAACCAGGCCCCCGCAAGGACGGACAGGGCGGCGTGCCCGACGGGCTGCTCGTCGGCCTGCTCGCCTTCCTGCTCGGCATGACGCTGCTGGTGTGGACGGCGACGGGCCTCGCGGGCTGGTTCGACCGGGGCGCCTGGCCCTCCGGCCTCGCCTTCACCCGTACGCCCCTGGCCATGCGGCACCTCATCGGCTCACCGCACGACATCGCCGGCGCCTGGCCGGACATCCCGTCCGGGCAGCTGTCGGGGTACGGGCTGTTCTGGGGGCTGTTCCTCGGGCAGCTGATGGTGCTGTTCGTCCTCACCGTGTTCGCCCTCGGGACGGTGGCCCGGTGGCGGGCGGTGCGCGCGAGACGGCGGCTCGCGGCGAAGGCGGCGGTCCCGGCTCCGCAGCCACAGCCACAGCCACAGCCACAGTACGAGGTGTACGAGGTGTACGACGTCCCGGAGCCGCGCAAGGAGCCGGCACCGGAGCCGAGGCCCGCGGAACCAGTCCGGGAGCCGGTCGGTGAGCCGGTCGGTGAGCCGGTCCGTGAGCCGGACCCGTTGGCGGTCGAGAACGCTCCGTCGGTCACCCGGTGGGGCCAGGTCCTCGTCGCCCCCAGGGAACACCGCCAGGCCGCCGCCGCCCGCGCCGTCAGGGACGCGGAGGGGCCCCTCCTCGTCGTCACCTCCAACCCGGCCCTGTGGGCGGAGACCAAGGACGGCCGGGCCAAGCTCGGCCCCACCCACCTGTACGACCCCACCCACCGCTGCGACACCCCGGCCCGCCTCCACTGGTCCCCCACCCGCGGCTGCGAGGACAGACGGACGGCGGCCGCCCGGGCGAGCGCCCTGCTGGCCCCGGTCCGTCCCACCGCACGGCTGGACCAGGCGGTCGGCGACACGGCGGAAACGCTCCTGCGGAGCTATCTGCACGCCGCCGCCGTAGACGGCCGCACCATCCGCCACGTCCACCGCTGGGCCCAGGGCACCCAGGTCCAGGACGCGGTGCGCATCCTTCGCTCACACACCGAGGCGGCCGCCGGCTCCGCAGGGGAGCTGGAGGCGGCGCTCACCTCGTACCCGGAACGCCGTGACATCGCCCAGGAGTTGACGAGCCGGGCGCTGTCGGCGCTCTCCACGGTCAACATCCGCGAGGCCTGCGCCCCGAACCGAACTGATGCGCTCGCCCTGGATTCCTTCGTGAACGAAGGGGGCACGCTCTATGTGGTGGGGGAATCCATCGAGGACCCGAGGGCCGTCCCAGGTGCCATGCCCCTCCTGACGGCTCTCGTCGCAAGCGTGGTCGAGCGTGGCCGGTGCATGGCCGAACGGTCATCCGCCGGTCGCCTCGACCCACCACTCACCCTCGTCCTCGACGACATCGCGGCCGTGGCCCCACTCCCCCAGCTCCCGGACCTGCTGTCCACCGGCACGGCCCAGGGCCTGCCGACCCTCGCCCTGCTCCGCTCCCACGAACAGGGCCGGTCCCGCTGGCCGCACCAGAGCCTGCCGGTCTGA
- a CDS encoding beta-propeller fold lactonase family protein codes for MAGTAVLVTGAAVALATVGGPRTPGPQDDGTAITPVGYKVTPAGHQSRLGNLPLNAVLSPDRSMLLVTNAGQGTQSLQVIDPEDSEVVQTISYPSPQAVFTGLAFSPDGTRAYASGGGREIIHTYDVSGGRLTETGPIKLPTRNPEGQPVNMYPAGIAVTPDGKRLVVADRLADAATVVNLGDGSMATVPVGHAPYAVALAEDGKTAFVTNQGGDTVSVLDISGPEPVQRTAVKVGTHPNAVITDADQQTLYVANGDSDQVSVIDVASRKVTRTIGLAPYEDAPVGSNPDALALSEDGGRLYVANAGNNDVAVVDLRTGRTSGLIPTGWYPTAVVPHDGKLFVTNAKGLGAGPNNGPGYPNPTSTAPTSPDQYSGSMMKGTLSTIPLGDGSGQLQRWTRTVVANNGFEEADSPRATGAVVPRRVGERTPIKHVIYVVKENRTYDQEFGSLGKGNGDPSLNLFGEESAPNARALQRRFVTLDNFYADAEVSAQGWNWTVAANSNPYTEQGWPANYSGRNHSYPSENGNPAIAPNKDPEHAYIWQRLHDKGVSFRNYGFYVNADASGKSVAEDPVLDAGTDRDFGPYNLSCPDSAGSFAARSALCGSPRVEEWKKEFAQYEANGNLPAFEMVRLPSDHTSGTKVGMPTPQAYVGDNDWALGQLVDAVSHSRFWKSTAIFVTEDDAQNGPDHVDAHRTLSQVISPYTQIGRVDSTFYSTASMVRTIELLLGLAPMTQFDAYATPMVNSFTAHPDTRPYDVVKPSYDLTTVNGANAPMAGVSARQDLTKEDQIDERTFNEAIWKSVRGSGSVMPEPRHDLYGAVPNDQAEELEDDD; via the coding sequence ATGGCAGGTACTGCCGTCCTCGTCACGGGAGCCGCAGTCGCCCTCGCCACCGTCGGCGGGCCGCGCACCCCGGGACCGCAGGACGACGGGACCGCCATCACTCCCGTCGGCTACAAAGTCACCCCCGCCGGGCACCAGTCCCGGCTGGGCAACCTCCCGCTCAACGCCGTGCTGTCGCCGGACCGGAGCATGCTCCTGGTGACCAACGCCGGCCAGGGCACCCAGTCCCTCCAGGTGATCGACCCGGAGGACTCGGAGGTCGTGCAGACGATCTCGTATCCGAGCCCTCAGGCGGTGTTCACGGGGCTGGCCTTCAGCCCCGACGGCACGCGTGCCTACGCCAGCGGAGGCGGGCGCGAGATCATCCACACGTACGACGTGAGCGGCGGCCGGCTGACGGAGACCGGCCCCATCAAGCTGCCCACGAGGAACCCCGAGGGGCAGCCGGTGAACATGTATCCGGCCGGGATCGCCGTCACGCCCGACGGGAAGCGCCTGGTCGTCGCCGACCGGCTCGCCGATGCCGCCACCGTGGTGAATCTCGGCGACGGATCCATGGCCACCGTGCCCGTGGGCCACGCGCCGTACGCCGTCGCCCTCGCGGAGGACGGGAAGACCGCCTTCGTCACCAACCAGGGCGGGGACACCGTCAGCGTGCTCGACATCAGCGGGCCGGAGCCGGTGCAGCGGACCGCCGTCAAGGTCGGGACCCATCCCAACGCCGTCATCACCGACGCGGACCAGCAGACCCTCTACGTCGCGAACGGGGACAGCGACCAGGTCAGTGTCATCGACGTCGCCAGCCGGAAGGTGACGCGGACGATCGGGCTCGCGCCGTACGAGGACGCTCCCGTCGGCAGCAACCCCGACGCGCTCGCGCTGTCGGAGGACGGGGGCCGGCTCTATGTCGCCAACGCGGGGAACAACGACGTCGCCGTCGTCGACCTGCGCACGGGGCGTACGTCCGGGCTGATCCCCACCGGCTGGTACCCGACCGCCGTCGTTCCCCACGACGGGAAGCTGTTCGTCACCAACGCCAAGGGGCTCGGCGCCGGGCCCAACAACGGCCCCGGCTACCCGAATCCGACGTCCACCGCTCCCACCTCGCCCGACCAGTACTCGGGCTCGATGATGAAGGGCACCCTGTCGACCATCCCGCTGGGCGACGGGTCAGGGCAGCTGCAGCGGTGGACGCGGACCGTCGTCGCGAACAACGGGTTCGAGGAGGCGGACAGCCCCCGGGCGACCGGCGCCGTCGTCCCGCGCCGGGTCGGTGAGCGGACGCCGATCAAACACGTCATCTACGTCGTCAAGGAGAACCGGACCTACGACCAGGAGTTCGGCTCGCTGGGGAAGGGCAACGGGGACCCCTCGCTCAACCTCTTCGGCGAGGAATCGGCGCCCAACGCACGTGCCCTGCAACGCCGGTTCGTCACCCTCGACAACTTCTACGCCGACGCCGAGGTCAGCGCGCAGGGCTGGAACTGGACCGTCGCCGCCAACTCCAACCCGTACACCGAGCAGGGGTGGCCCGCGAACTACTCGGGCCGCAACCACAGCTACCCCTCGGAGAACGGCAACCCGGCCATCGCCCCCAACAAGGACCCCGAGCACGCCTACATCTGGCAGCGGCTCCACGACAAGGGCGTGAGCTTCCGCAACTACGGCTTCTACGTGAACGCCGACGCGAGCGGGAAGTCCGTCGCCGAGGATCCCGTCCTCGACGCCGGCACCGACCGTGACTTCGGGCCGTACAACCTCAGCTGCCCGGACTCCGCCGGCTCCTTCGCGGCGCGCAGCGCGCTGTGCGGGAGCCCGCGGGTCGAGGAGTGGAAGAAGGAGTTCGCCCAGTACGAGGCGAACGGGAACCTGCCCGCCTTCGAGATGGTGCGGCTGCCCAGCGACCACACCTCCGGGACCAAGGTCGGCATGCCGACCCCGCAGGCCTACGTCGGCGACAACGACTGGGCGCTCGGGCAGCTCGTCGACGCCGTCTCGCACTCGAGGTTCTGGAAGTCGACCGCGATCTTCGTGACCGAGGACGACGCGCAGAACGGCCCCGACCATGTCGACGCCCACCGGACGCTCTCGCAGGTCATCAGCCCGTACACGCAGATCGGCCGGGTCGACTCGACCTTCTACAGCACCGCCTCCATGGTGCGCACGATCGAGCTGCTGCTGGGGCTCGCGCCCATGACGCAGTTCGACGCGTACGCGACTCCGATGGTGAACTCCTTCACCGCCCACCCCGACACGAGGCCGTACGACGTCGTGAAGCCGTCGTACGACCTGACGACCGTGAACGGGGCGAACGCGCCGATGGCCGGTGTCTCGGCGCGGCAGGACCTCACCAAGGAGGACCAGATCGACGAGCGCACCTTCAACGAGGCGATCTGGAAGAGCGTGCGCGGGTCCGGTTCCGTGATGCCGGAGCCGCGGCACGATCTCTACGGCGCCGTCCCCAACGATCAGGCGGAGGAGTTGGAGGACGATGACTGA
- a CDS encoding SCO6880 family protein: MTTESHLSHPVTPRRTYLIGRARPNAVIGRNRETGEIALIIAGAFLGMMCGLLVPVLPMRIVLLTGFPMLALAAVYVPYKRRTFYKWFEINRSYKRVLRQGTTYRSGVMEAGTRLDGREIEIGAPPGIGRISWLAAPFGPDEIAVLLHADRRTVTAAIEIEGPGVGLRDSEDQEALVDRFGTLLKHVANGDGFVTRLQMLARTLPADPDAHAKDVAQRGDEKAPEWLTRSYDQLQSMVSTSSEQHRAYLVACMHYTRELAAEAHAMARAARPHSGRKVDRDAGLAVVMARELTDICSRLQEADIRVRQPLGQGRLASLVHSMYDPDHPIDHIQAMSKRNAWPAELDAVDPTHLKAKTRESSTRAPWCHSTAWVKEWPMTPVGVNFLAPLLVHTPDVIRTVAVTMDLEPTEIAIERMLTEKTNDEAEASRAAKMNRTVDPRDVAAHSRLDQRGEDLASGAAGVNLVGYITVSSRSPEALARDKRTIRASAGKSYLKLEWCDREHHRAFVNTLPFATGIRR; this comes from the coding sequence TTGACGACCGAGTCCCACCTGTCCCATCCGGTCACGCCCCGCCGTACGTATCTCATCGGCCGCGCCCGGCCGAACGCTGTCATCGGCCGGAACCGTGAGACCGGCGAGATCGCGCTCATCATCGCCGGTGCGTTCCTCGGCATGATGTGCGGCCTCCTGGTGCCCGTCCTGCCGATGCGCATCGTGCTGCTGACGGGCTTCCCGATGCTGGCGCTGGCGGCGGTCTACGTGCCGTACAAGCGCCGTACCTTCTACAAGTGGTTCGAGATCAACCGCAGTTACAAGCGCGTGCTCCGCCAGGGCACCACCTACCGCAGCGGGGTCATGGAGGCCGGCACCCGGCTCGACGGGCGGGAGATCGAGATCGGGGCGCCGCCCGGCATCGGACGCATCAGCTGGCTCGCCGCCCCCTTCGGGCCGGACGAGATCGCCGTACTGCTGCACGCCGACCGCAGGACCGTCACCGCGGCCATCGAGATCGAGGGGCCCGGCGTCGGTCTGCGCGACTCCGAGGACCAGGAGGCCCTCGTCGATCGCTTCGGCACGCTGCTGAAGCACGTGGCCAACGGCGACGGCTTCGTCACCCGGCTCCAGATGCTCGCCCGTACGCTGCCCGCCGACCCGGACGCCCACGCCAAGGACGTCGCCCAGCGCGGGGACGAGAAGGCGCCTGAGTGGCTGACACGCTCGTACGACCAGCTCCAGTCCATGGTGTCGACCAGCAGCGAGCAGCACCGCGCCTACCTCGTCGCGTGCATGCACTACACCCGCGAACTGGCCGCCGAGGCCCACGCCATGGCCCGCGCGGCCCGGCCCCACTCGGGCCGGAAGGTCGACCGGGACGCCGGTCTCGCGGTCGTCATGGCCCGCGAGCTGACCGACATCTGCTCGCGCCTTCAGGAGGCCGACATCCGCGTACGCCAGCCGCTCGGCCAGGGCCGGCTCGCCTCGCTCGTCCACTCCATGTACGACCCGGATCACCCCATCGACCACATCCAGGCGATGTCGAAACGCAACGCCTGGCCGGCCGAGCTGGACGCCGTCGACCCCACCCACCTCAAGGCCAAGACCCGCGAGTCCAGCACCCGCGCACCCTGGTGCCACTCCACGGCCTGGGTGAAGGAGTGGCCGATGACCCCGGTGGGCGTCAACTTCCTCGCCCCGCTGCTCGTCCACACCCCGGACGTCATCCGCACCGTCGCCGTCACGATGGACCTCGAACCCACCGAGATCGCCATCGAGCGCATGCTCACCGAGAAGACCAACGACGAGGCCGAGGCCAGCCGCGCCGCCAAGATGAACCGCACCGTCGACCCGCGCGACGTGGCCGCCCACAGCCGCCTCGACCAGCGCGGCGAGGACCTGGCGAGCGGCGCGGCCGGGGTCAACCTCGTCGGCTACATCACCGTCTCCTCCCGCTCCCCGGAGGCGCTGGCCCGCGACAAGCGGACCATAAGGGCCTCGGCCGGAAAGTCGTATCTGAAGCTGGAGTGGTGCGACCGCGAGCACCACCGGGCCTTCGTCAACACGCTGCCCTTCGCCACCGGCATCCGGAGGTAG
- a CDS encoding ATP-binding protein, which produces MRDPLSVLTDAFTSFLFGKVETTRLPVRTSTGQAQAVYLPTAAPGLGDSGVIIGREVYSGKGYIYDPFQLYGQQLPAPHWLVLGESGNGKSALEKTYVLRQLRFRDRQVVVLDAQGEDGVGEWNLIAEELGITPIRLDPTAALNHGIRLNPLDPAITTTGQLALLRTIIEVALGHGLDERSGFALKVAHAYVNETIVERQPVLTDIVEQLRHPEPDSAEAMNVALDDVRAWGLDVALVLDRLVDGDLRGMFDGPTTVGIDLDAPLIVFDLSHIDRNSIAMPILMAIVGVWLEHTWIRPDRKKRIFLVEEAWHIINSPFVAQLFQRLLKFGRRLGLSFVAVVHHLSDVVDGAAAKEAAAILKMASTRTIYAQKADEARATGRVLGLPRWAVEIIPTLTPGIGVWDVNGNVQVVKHLVTETERPLVFTDRAMTESSSDRDRLADDALRAAELEAEERAAAFMEQHLGDHLDGYGPSEPTVA; this is translated from the coding sequence ATGCGGGATCCGCTGTCCGTCCTCACCGACGCCTTCACGTCCTTCCTCTTCGGGAAGGTCGAGACGACCCGCCTGCCGGTACGCACGTCCACGGGCCAGGCCCAGGCCGTCTACCTGCCCACCGCCGCCCCCGGCCTCGGCGACTCCGGCGTGATCATCGGCCGCGAGGTCTACTCGGGCAAGGGCTACATCTACGACCCCTTCCAGCTGTACGGCCAGCAGCTCCCGGCCCCGCACTGGCTGGTGCTCGGCGAGTCCGGCAACGGCAAGTCGGCCCTCGAGAAGACGTACGTCCTGCGGCAGTTGCGCTTCCGCGACCGGCAGGTCGTCGTGCTCGACGCACAGGGCGAGGACGGGGTCGGCGAGTGGAACCTCATCGCCGAGGAGCTGGGAATAACGCCGATCCGGCTGGACCCGACGGCCGCCCTGAACCACGGCATCCGGCTCAACCCGCTGGATCCCGCGATCACCACGACCGGCCAGCTCGCGCTGCTGCGCACCATCATCGAGGTCGCCCTCGGGCACGGCCTCGACGAGCGCTCCGGCTTCGCGCTGAAGGTGGCGCACGCCTACGTCAACGAGACGATCGTCGAGCGCCAGCCGGTGCTGACCGACATCGTCGAGCAACTGCGGCACCCCGAACCGGACTCGGCCGAGGCGATGAACGTCGCCCTGGACGACGTACGGGCGTGGGGCCTGGACGTGGCGCTGGTCCTGGACCGGCTGGTCGACGGTGACCTGCGGGGCATGTTCGATGGCCCCACGACGGTCGGCATCGACCTGGACGCCCCGCTGATCGTCTTCGACCTCAGCCACATCGACCGCAACTCCATCGCCATGCCGATCCTGATGGCGATCGTCGGCGTGTGGCTGGAGCACACCTGGATCCGCCCCGACCGCAAGAAGCGCATCTTCCTGGTCGAGGAGGCCTGGCACATCATCAACAGCCCGTTCGTGGCGCAGCTGTTCCAGCGGCTGCTCAAGTTCGGGCGGCGGCTGGGTCTGTCGTTCGTGGCGGTCGTCCACCACCTGTCGGACGTCGTGGACGGAGCGGCGGCGAAGGAGGCGGCCGCCATCCTGAAGATGGCCTCGACCCGGACCATCTACGCCCAGAAGGCCGACGAGGCACGGGCGACCGGCCGGGTGCTGGGCCTGCCCCGGTGGGCGGTGGAGATCATCCCGACGCTCACGCCCGGCATCGGCGTCTGGGACGTCAACGGCAACGTCCAGGTGGTCAAGCACCTGGTGACGGAGACGGAACGGCCCCTGGTCTTCACCGACCGCGCCATGACCGAGTCCTCCAGCGACCGCGACCGCCTGGCCGACGACGCCCTGCGCGCCGCCGAACTGGAGGCGGAGGAACGGGCGGCGGCCTTCATGGAACAGCACCTCGGCGATCACCTGGACGGGTACGGGCCGTCCGAGCCGACGGTGGCCTGA
- a CDS encoding GNAT family N-acetyltransferase: MSTPNTPNTPISDDYVVRAIRPDDWDSVRQLRLDALRDPVAPIAFLETYEDAAGRPDSFYRERAVNSGEGSTSAHQFIAEAPDGTWAGTVTVLMEEAGSRDWSGRPVERRQGHLVGVFVRPEHRGNGLIKLLFDAGAEWAWQQRAERVRLFVHADNARAQRAYRKAGFVPSGLVVSFVKDETESELEFVLER, from the coding sequence ATGAGCACTCCGAACACTCCGAACACTCCGATCAGCGACGACTACGTGGTCCGCGCCATACGCCCCGACGACTGGGATTCCGTACGGCAGTTGCGTCTGGACGCGCTGCGGGACCCGGTCGCGCCCATCGCCTTCCTGGAGACGTACGAGGACGCCGCGGGGCGGCCGGACTCCTTCTACCGGGAGCGGGCCGTGAACTCCGGCGAAGGGTCCACCAGCGCCCATCAGTTCATCGCCGAGGCGCCGGACGGGACGTGGGCCGGCACGGTCACCGTGCTCATGGAGGAGGCCGGCTCGCGGGACTGGTCCGGGCGCCCCGTCGAGCGGCGGCAGGGGCACCTGGTCGGTGTGTTCGTACGTCCCGAGCACCGCGGCAACGGGCTCATCAAGCTCCTCTTCGACGCCGGCGCCGAGTGGGCGTGGCAGCAGCGCGCCGAGCGGGTGCGGCTGTTCGTCCACGCGGACAACGCACGGGCGCAACGGGCGTACCGCAAGGCGGGGTTCGTGCCGAGCGGGCTCGTCGTGTCGTTCGTGAAGGACGAGACGGAGAGCGAGCTGGAGTTCGTCCTGGAGCGGTAG
- a CDS encoding cysteine hydrolase family protein translates to MTTLHDRPNTALLVIDVQNKVVSGSHNRDDVIANINTLIDKARAEDVPVVWVQHSSDELVRGSEGWELVPELKPRDTEPLVHKTYGDSFEDTELEAVLAEREVGRVVVTGAQTDFCVRSTLHGALVRGYDATLVADAHTTEDLSAYGAPAPEQVIAHTNLYWRFQNAPGRRGGTVDTAEVTF, encoded by the coding sequence ATGACTACGCTTCACGATCGACCCAACACCGCACTGCTCGTCATCGACGTACAGAACAAGGTGGTTTCCGGCTCCCACAACCGTGACGACGTCATCGCCAACATCAACACCCTGATCGACAAGGCCCGCGCGGAGGACGTGCCGGTGGTGTGGGTGCAGCACAGCAGCGACGAGCTCGTACGGGGCAGCGAGGGCTGGGAGCTCGTACCGGAGCTGAAGCCCCGCGACACCGAGCCCCTCGTCCACAAGACCTACGGGGACTCCTTCGAGGACACCGAGCTGGAGGCGGTCCTGGCCGAGCGCGAGGTGGGCCGGGTCGTGGTCACGGGCGCGCAGACCGACTTCTGCGTCCGCTCCACGCTGCACGGCGCACTCGTCCGCGGCTACGACGCGACGCTGGTCGCCGACGCCCACACCACCGAGGACCTCAGCGCGTACGGCGCTCCCGCCCCGGAGCAGGTGATCGCCCACACGAACCTGTACTGGAGGTTCCAGAACGCACCCGGCCGCCGGGGCGGGACGGTGGACACCGCGGAGGTGACCTTCTGA